One genomic region from Anabaena sp. PCC 7108 encodes:
- a CDS encoding plasma-membrane proton-efflux P-type ATPase → MQKQLHHQNQNNQTRDLANLSLEELQTQLRVSLGHGLTQEESHHRLSSYGYNEITEQKISALQQFLSHFLGPIPWMIEVAIILSALVKDWVDFTIILILLIVNSVIGFWTEFQAGNAIAALKAQLALNARVKRDGEWMTVLARELVPGDIIHLRIGDVIPADIRLLEGDSIEVDQAALTGESLPVTREMGEVVYSGSVLKRGEIDGLVYGTGVNTFFGKTASLVGNTTIHSHFQKTILKIGNFLIATALVLVTLIVFVALYRHDNLVHILKFVLVLTVASIPVAMPAVLSATMAIGSQVLAKKQAIVSRLESIEEIAGMDILCSDKTGTLTLNQLTLGEPIGLDNVSPEQIILAAALACHNVEEDPIDQAIMASLKDQKQLTNYQVTNFLPFDPVIKRTEATICTHEGQEFKVSKGAPQVILALVANSYEIEKAVNKTIDNFAKRGFRALGVARTNAEGNWQFLGVLPLFDPPRSDSKLVIEDLKNLGIKVKMLTGDQVAIAKETCHQLGLGNNILSAQLFSTSDSHKMGQIADSVMQADGFGQVFPEHKYYIVEALQKGGHIVGMTGDGVNDAPALKKADAGIAVSGATDAARAAADIVLLAPGLTVIADAVRESRKIFQRMHSYVLYRIAETIDILFFLTLSILIFNFYPMTAIMIVLLALLNDGAILAIAYDKTRPDNKPANWDMFSVLGISTLIGIASVFGSFGIFYIGKELLELSPEMLQTLVYLKLSVAGHLTIFVTRTKKSFWTEKPANILVLAIFGTQLIASLLATFGFGIIAPIGWGLSAIVWGYSLGLLFMLDWVKHLGYGLFHYHFLGVSSSAIRQKAAVNKSLIL, encoded by the coding sequence ATGCAAAAACAACTTCATCACCAAAATCAAAATAACCAAACTAGAGATTTAGCAAACCTCAGTCTTGAAGAATTACAAACTCAATTAAGAGTTTCCTTAGGGCATGGACTAACTCAGGAAGAATCCCATCATCGTCTTTCCAGCTATGGCTACAATGAAATAACAGAGCAAAAAATCAGTGCTTTACAACAGTTTTTATCTCATTTTTTGGGTCCAATTCCTTGGATGATTGAAGTAGCAATAATTCTCTCAGCCCTGGTCAAGGATTGGGTAGATTTTACAATTATTTTAATTTTGTTAATAGTTAATAGTGTCATTGGCTTTTGGACAGAATTTCAAGCCGGAAATGCCATTGCTGCGCTTAAAGCCCAACTTGCTCTTAATGCTCGTGTGAAACGAGATGGTGAATGGATGACAGTACTTGCTCGTGAATTAGTACCGGGAGATATAATTCATTTGCGAATTGGTGATGTAATTCCAGCAGATATTCGATTGTTAGAGGGTGATTCTATCGAAGTTGATCAAGCAGCATTAACTGGCGAATCTCTACCAGTAACAAGAGAAATGGGAGAGGTAGTCTACTCTGGATCAGTTCTCAAACGCGGTGAAATTGATGGATTAGTTTATGGTACAGGTGTAAATACATTTTTTGGGAAAACCGCGAGTTTAGTCGGTAATACCACTATTCACAGTCACTTTCAAAAAACTATTTTAAAGATTGGTAATTTTTTAATTGCTACTGCTTTAGTGTTAGTGACATTAATTGTTTTTGTGGCTCTTTATCGACATGATAATTTAGTCCACATTTTGAAATTTGTCTTAGTTTTAACTGTGGCTTCTATTCCTGTAGCTATGCCCGCAGTTTTATCAGCAACTATGGCAATTGGTTCGCAAGTCTTAGCAAAAAAACAGGCAATTGTTAGCCGTTTAGAATCAATAGAAGAAATTGCTGGCATGGATATTCTCTGCTCAGACAAAACTGGTACTTTGACTTTAAATCAATTGACTTTAGGAGAACCAATTGGTTTAGATAATGTTAGTCCTGAGCAAATAATTTTAGCAGCAGCTTTAGCTTGTCACAATGTCGAAGAAGATCCGATTGATCAGGCAATTATGGCAAGTTTAAAAGATCAAAAACAACTTACTAATTATCAAGTAACGAATTTTTTACCTTTTGACCCAGTTATTAAACGCACAGAAGCCACTATTTGTACACATGAAGGTCAAGAATTTAAAGTTAGTAAGGGAGCGCCTCAGGTAATTTTAGCCTTGGTTGCTAATAGTTATGAGATTGAAAAAGCTGTTAATAAAACTATTGATAATTTTGCAAAACGAGGTTTTCGAGCTTTAGGTGTTGCCCGAACTAATGCTGAAGGAAATTGGCAGTTTCTCGGTGTTTTGCCACTGTTTGATCCACCTCGTAGTGATTCTAAATTAGTAATTGAAGATTTAAAAAATTTGGGTATAAAAGTAAAAATGCTCACTGGTGATCAAGTGGCAATTGCTAAAGAAACTTGTCACCAATTAGGATTAGGAAATAATATACTTAGCGCTCAGTTATTTAGTACCAGCGATTCCCATAAAATGGGACAAATTGCTGATTCTGTTATGCAAGCAGATGGCTTTGGTCAAGTATTTCCTGAACATAAATATTATATTGTTGAAGCACTACAAAAGGGAGGGCATATTGTTGGCATGACAGGGGATGGTGTCAACGATGCACCAGCTTTAAAAAAGGCAGATGCTGGGATTGCGGTTTCTGGTGCAACTGATGCGGCTCGTGCTGCTGCTGATATCGTTTTATTAGCTCCTGGATTAACAGTAATTGCTGATGCTGTTAGGGAAAGTCGGAAAATTTTTCAACGAATGCATAGTTATGTTTTATATAGAATTGCCGAAACTATAGACATTTTATTTTTTCTAACGCTATCAATTTTAATTTTCAATTTCTATCCAATGACAGCAATTATGATTGTCTTGCTGGCTTTACTAAATGACGGGGCAATTTTAGCGATTGCTTATGATAAAACACGTCCTGATAATAAGCCCGCAAATTGGGATATGTTTTCTGTTTTAGGGATTTCTACCTTAATTGGTATTGCTAGTGTGTTTGGTTCTTTTGGCATTTTTTACATAGGCAAAGAACTATTAGAACTCAGTCCAGAAATGCTACAAACTTTAGTATACTTAAAACTTTCAGTTGCTGGTCATTTAACTATCTTTGTTACTCGCACTAAGAAATCGTTCTGGACGGAAAAACCTGCTAATATTTTAGTATTAGCAATTTTTGGTACTCAGCTTATTGCTAGTTTATTGGCTACATTTGGTTTTGGAATAATCGCTCCTATTGGTTGGGGTTTATCTGCTATAGTTTGGGGCTATTCTTTAGGATTGTTATTCATGCTTGACTGGGTAAAACATTTAGGATATGGATTATTTCATTATCACTTTTTAGGAGTATCATCTAGTGCAATAAGGCAGAAAGCAGCAGTAAATAAATCTTTGATTCTATAG
- a CDS encoding DUF6737 family protein — translation MSEQQTISPWKFKPWWCQPWSIMLTTVTLISGSWLIFKIIWLTILVAIPLLIWMGFFLLIWPQLMIRSGVLDNLEKHP, via the coding sequence ATGTCTGAACAACAAACAATTAGTCCTTGGAAATTTAAACCTTGGTGGTGTCAGCCTTGGTCAATTATGCTGACTACTGTCACATTAATTAGCGGTAGTTGGTTAATATTCAAAATTATTTGGCTGACAATTTTAGTAGCTATTCCGTTATTAATTTGGATGGGATTTTTTCTATTGATTTGGCCGCAACTGATGATTCGCAGTGGCGTTTTGGATAATTTAGAAAAACATCCTTAA
- a CDS encoding NAD(P)/FAD-dependent oxidoreductase: protein MVVPREKNAPHEVVIVGGGFGGLYAAKALANAKVNVTLIDKRNFHLFQPLLYQVATGTLSPSDISAPLRSVFSKSKNTKVLLGEVSNINPKAQQVILGDEIVPYDTLILATGANHSYFGKDNWKEFAPGLKTVEDAIEMRRQIFSAFEAAEKESDPIKRRALLTFVIVGGGPTGVELSGAIAELAYQTLKEDFRNINTSETKILLLQGGDRILPHIAPELSKVAAESLQKLGVVIHTKTRVTNIENDIVTFKQNGELTEIPSKTILWAAGVQGSALGKILAERTDVECDFSARVIVEPDLSIKDYKNIFVIGDLANFSHQNGKPLPGVAPVAKQQGEYVGKLIQLRLQGHTLPQFSYNDVGSLAMIGQNLAVVDLGFIKLTGFIAWVFWLVIHIYFLIEFDTKLVVVIQWAWNYITRNRRSRLITGKEAFLGKPTINNSSHDQTTEKKQPVNL, encoded by the coding sequence ATGGTTGTTCCACGTGAAAAGAATGCACCACATGAAGTTGTTATTGTTGGTGGTGGGTTTGGTGGATTGTATGCAGCAAAGGCTCTTGCTAATGCAAAGGTAAATGTTACCCTCATTGATAAACGTAATTTTCACCTATTTCAGCCGCTATTATATCAAGTTGCCACAGGTACGCTATCACCTTCTGATATTTCTGCACCATTGCGATCTGTATTCAGCAAAAGCAAGAATACAAAGGTGTTGTTAGGAGAAGTAAGTAATATTAATCCCAAAGCGCAACAAGTTATTTTGGGTGATGAAATAGTCCCTTATGATACATTAATTCTGGCCACAGGCGCTAATCATTCCTATTTTGGTAAGGATAACTGGAAAGAATTTGCTCCAGGTTTGAAAACTGTGGAAGATGCTATAGAAATGCGTCGGCAGATATTTTCAGCATTTGAAGCCGCAGAAAAAGAAAGTGATCCTATAAAACGTCGGGCTTTGTTGACTTTTGTGATTGTCGGCGGTGGTCCGACTGGTGTAGAATTGTCTGGTGCGATCGCAGAGTTAGCATACCAAACCCTCAAAGAAGATTTTCGCAACATTAACACCTCAGAAACGAAAATTTTACTATTGCAAGGGGGCGATCGCATTCTCCCACACATTGCCCCAGAATTATCGAAAGTAGCAGCAGAATCTTTACAAAAGTTGGGTGTGGTTATTCACACTAAAACCAGAGTCACAAATATTGAAAATGACATTGTTACTTTCAAGCAAAACGGTGAATTGACAGAAATTCCCTCAAAAACTATATTGTGGGCAGCCGGTGTGCAAGGTTCGGCTTTGGGAAAAATCCTCGCAGAACGTACAGATGTAGAGTGTGATTTCTCTGCCAGAGTAATTGTAGAACCTGACCTGAGTATCAAGGATTATAAAAACATTTTCGTAATTGGAGATTTAGCCAATTTCTCCCATCAAAATGGTAAGCCTTTACCCGGTGTCGCCCCCGTAGCTAAACAACAAGGAGAGTATGTAGGTAAACTAATTCAACTTCGGCTTCAAGGTCATACTTTGCCACAATTTAGTTATAATGATGTGGGTAGTTTGGCAATGATTGGGCAAAATTTAGCTGTTGTAGATTTAGGCTTCATCAAACTCACAGGTTTTATTGCTTGGGTATTTTGGCTAGTAATTCACATCTACTTCTTAATTGAGTTTGACACTAAATTAGTAGTAGTAATTCAATGGGCTTGGAATTATATTACTCGTAATCGTCGCTCTCGATTGATTACAGGTAAAGAAGCTTTTTTGGGAAAACCAACTATTAACAATAGCAGTCATGACCAAACTACAGAAAAGAAGCAGCCAGTCAATCTCTAG
- a CDS encoding FTR1 family protein — translation MDFTTALPTFVITLREGVEAALVVGIVLALLKKAKQSRLNFWVYAGIAVGLVVSVFIGVLFTWLIKILGSINPQYTSVVEPILEGVFSLLAIVMLSWMLIWMTKQARFMKAQVEGAVTEALTQKSNAGWGVFSLILVAIVREGFETVLFVAANFQQGLLPSLGALGGLAAAAAIGVLLFKWGVKINIRQFFQVMGVLLVLIVAGLVVSALQHFDDATANLALSSRSSENLCFYYEHFTRVHSCILGPMVWNTKTILPDEQFPGIILKSLFGYRDNLYLVQAVGYLAFLLSIGGLYFRSITGGKSPNQKSVPSIQK, via the coding sequence ATGGATTTTACTACTGCCTTACCTACTTTTGTAATTACCCTCCGAGAAGGAGTAGAAGCAGCCCTTGTAGTGGGTATTGTCCTGGCTTTGTTAAAAAAAGCCAAACAATCTCGACTTAATTTTTGGGTATATGCTGGTATCGCTGTTGGGCTTGTCGTCAGCGTTTTTATAGGTGTCTTATTCACTTGGTTAATTAAAATACTTGGCTCAATTAATCCTCAATATACTTCTGTAGTTGAACCAATTTTAGAAGGTGTATTTAGTCTGTTAGCAATAGTCATGCTCAGTTGGATGCTAATCTGGATGACTAAGCAAGCCAGATTTATGAAAGCGCAAGTTGAGGGAGCAGTCACCGAAGCACTAACACAAAAATCAAATGCAGGTTGGGGTGTTTTTAGTTTAATTTTAGTTGCTATTGTCCGCGAAGGTTTTGAAACTGTTCTCTTTGTAGCAGCCAATTTTCAACAAGGTTTATTACCCAGTTTAGGCGCACTTGGTGGTTTAGCCGCTGCTGCCGCAATTGGTGTTTTATTATTTAAATGGGGTGTGAAAATTAATATCCGCCAATTTTTTCAAGTCATGGGCGTTTTATTAGTTTTAATTGTGGCTGGATTAGTAGTTTCAGCTTTACAACATTTTGATGATGCTACAGCTAATCTGGCTCTGAGTAGTCGTTCTTCAGAAAACCTTTGTTTCTATTATGAACACTTTACTAGAGTTCATTCTTGCATCTTAGGACCAATGGTTTGGAATACTAAGACAATTTTGCCTGATGAACAATTTCCTGGCATCATTCTCAAGTCTTTATTTGGTTATAGAGACAACCTCTATCTAGTACAAGCTGTTGGCTATTTGGCGTTTTTACTAAGTATTGGTGGTTTGTATTTCCGCAGCATTACTGGTGGAAAGAGTCCAAATCAAAAAAGTGTTCCCAGTATTCAAAAATAA
- a CDS encoding bacterioferritin, with protein MQELDHQKTIDILNSIMEFELAGVVRYTHYSLMVTGPNRIPIVAFFKAQATESLLHAQQVGEILTGLEGHPTLRIAPMEETFKHNVKDILEESLSHEKKALDMYKSLLETVTNASIYLEEFARGMIGQEEMHNLELKKMLRDFS; from the coding sequence ATGCAAGAACTTGACCACCAAAAGACTATTGATATCCTCAATTCCATCATGGAATTTGAACTAGCAGGGGTAGTTCGCTACACCCATTATTCCTTGATGGTAACAGGTCCTAATCGCATACCTATTGTGGCATTCTTCAAAGCCCAAGCCACCGAATCTTTACTTCATGCTCAACAAGTAGGAGAAATTCTCACCGGTTTAGAGGGACATCCTACCTTGAGAATCGCCCCAATGGAAGAAACTTTCAAACATAACGTCAAAGACATATTGGAAGAAAGTTTATCCCATGAAAAGAAAGCTTTGGATATGTACAAAAGTCTTCTAGAAACTGTCACTAATGCCAGTATTTACCTAGAAGAATTCGCCCGTGGCATGATCGGACAAGAAGAGATGCACAATCTCGAATTGAAGAAAATGTTACGCGATTTCAGCTAA
- a CDS encoding helix-hairpin-helix domain-containing protein → MIKSRYIFLSIAACAIISLSSCNSDTPTADIQSTPSTASSTAQVTETTTHSGHGGKAKININSAILSELDKFEAKLGVPALSNKIQASRPYANPEDLVSKKVINQQQFDQIKDMVTVQEVVLTGEAKDVDYMTKLGLMKGHLLVAKELLDQNQPKQAEPHIGHPVEEIYVDVEEQLNERNVKEFKSNLVGLTDLVKSNPKDAKIKTNFTTSVQAVDSAIAALPAEQRSKPEFVLQVINSLLDSANSEYGAAIANGKITAPIEYQDSRGFVAYSQELYKSIFSQMAQENAEEHKAIDTALVELVKVWPTAIPPTQAVKTPEDVTKLVKTIEENTQKVISKTNTKAQN, encoded by the coding sequence ATGATCAAATCCCGTTACATATTCTTGTCTATCGCTGCTTGTGCCATAATTTCCCTGAGTTCTTGTAACAGCGACACACCAACAGCAGATATTCAATCAACACCAAGTACAGCCTCAAGTACAGCCCAAGTGACAGAAACTACCACCCACAGCGGTCACGGTGGTAAAGCCAAAATTAATATTAATAGTGCTATATTGTCAGAATTGGATAAATTTGAAGCTAAACTAGGTGTGCCGGCTTTATCTAACAAAATTCAAGCTAGTCGTCCCTACGCTAATCCAGAAGATTTAGTCAGCAAAAAAGTCATCAACCAACAACAGTTTGACCAAATTAAAGATATGGTGACTGTTCAGGAAGTGGTACTTACAGGTGAAGCAAAAGATGTTGACTACATGACCAAATTGGGATTAATGAAGGGACATCTGTTAGTAGCCAAAGAACTGCTAGATCAAAATCAACCAAAACAAGCTGAACCCCATATTGGGCATCCAGTTGAAGAAATTTATGTTGATGTTGAAGAACAACTAAATGAACGCAACGTTAAAGAATTTAAAAGTAACTTGGTAGGTTTAACCGATTTAGTCAAATCTAATCCCAAGGATGCCAAAATAAAAACTAACTTTACCACTTCTGTGCAAGCTGTTGATAGTGCGATCGCAGCCTTACCAGCCGAACAACGCAGCAAACCCGAATTTGTGCTTCAAGTAATCAATAGCTTACTAGATTCGGCTAACTCAGAATATGGTGCTGCAATTGCTAATGGCAAAATTACCGCCCCCATTGAATATCAAGATTCTCGTGGCTTCGTAGCCTATTCTCAAGAACTATATAAAAGTATTTTTAGCCAAATGGCGCAAGAAAATGCTGAAGAACACAAAGCCATAGATACAGCTTTGGTGGAACTGGTAAAAGTTTGGCCAACTGCTATCCCACCAACGCAAGCAGTCAAAACCCCAGAAGATGTTACCAAGTTGGTGAAAACCATAGAGGAAAATACTCAAAAAGTGATATCAAAAACTAACACTAAAGCACAAAATTAG
- a CDS encoding WD40 repeat domain-containing protein: MNSQNTINTIESNNQTLNINKGLRVYSVAISPDGKTIVNGNLNKDIDVWNIQTGKITHKLCGHGNSVNSVAISPDSQIIASGSWDHNIKLWSLQTGKLIRTLSGHSDDVKSVAFSPNGKILASSSWDKTVKLWNLETGEIVRTFQKSDEIRTVAISPDGKILASAGESGKIMLWHIPTGKIRIPLAAHEQAIWSIAFSPDGKYLASGSSDHTIRLWNIQTGELSHSLTGHNKAVYSVVFSPDGHTLASGSYDHTIKLWNVGNGKLINTLKGHKKAVWSLAFSPNQQILVSGSADATIKLWPLSSAITNLKFSFDSQSDNFRQAVNAAIYAANLTQTAKSLQGWQKVVNSWQQAIKLMQTIPVSSIHYPVAQKKIIEYQHNLNYAHQNTVFSKK, from the coding sequence ATGAATAGTCAAAATACTATAAATACAATTGAGTCAAATAATCAAACTCTTAATATTAATAAGGGTTTGCGTGTTTATTCTGTAGCTATTAGCCCAGATGGAAAAACCATAGTTAATGGTAATCTTAATAAAGACATTGATGTCTGGAATATACAAACAGGTAAAATCACTCACAAGCTTTGTGGACATGGCAATTCAGTCAATTCCGTAGCTATTAGCCCCGATAGCCAAATCATAGCTAGTGGTAGTTGGGATCACAATATTAAGCTTTGGAGTTTGCAAACAGGGAAATTAATTCGGACTTTATCTGGACATTCAGATGATGTGAAATCTGTTGCATTTAGCCCAAATGGCAAAATATTGGCTAGTAGTAGCTGGGACAAAACTGTTAAACTATGGAATCTAGAAACTGGTGAAATTGTCCGCACTTTTCAAAAATCAGATGAAATTAGAACAGTTGCTATTAGCCCAGATGGCAAAATATTGGCTAGTGCTGGGGAAAGTGGTAAAATCATGCTTTGGCATATTCCTACAGGAAAAATTAGAATACCTTTAGCAGCACATGAACAAGCAATTTGGTCTATAGCTTTTAGTCCTGATGGTAAATATCTGGCTAGTGGTAGTTCTGATCATACTATTAGACTATGGAATATCCAAACTGGAGAATTAAGTCACTCTTTGACAGGACATAATAAAGCCGTCTATTCTGTAGTTTTTAGTCCTGATGGACATACTTTAGCCAGTGGTAGTTATGATCATACTATTAAATTATGGAATGTAGGAAATGGCAAATTAATTAATACGCTTAAGGGTCATAAAAAAGCAGTTTGGTCTTTAGCTTTCAGTCCTAATCAACAGATTCTTGTCAGTGGTAGTGCAGACGCAACTATTAAACTTTGGCCTTTATCTTCAGCAATCACAAATCTTAAATTTAGTTTTGATTCCCAATCTGATAATTTTCGTCAAGCTGTGAATGCAGCTATATATGCTGCTAATCTTACCCAAACAGCAAAATCTTTACAGGGATGGCAGAAAGTTGTTAATAGTTGGCAACAAGCTATAAAATTAATGCAAACTATTCCAGTTTCTAGTATTCATTATCCAGTTGCCCAGAAAAAGATAATTGAATATCAGCATAATTTGAATTATGCTCATCAAAATACAGTTTTTAGTAAAAAATAA
- a CDS encoding ferric reductase-like transmembrane domain-containing protein yields MSIDSSISPANFLGFLSLLAYILTLLPSSLRIGFPVFKKAKFIANLLKYRRQLGILAFLVALVHVVLIVIKRNVDLFDLQTYSISVEGTASLIIFALLAFTSNDWSVKKLKKNWRRLHQLTYTAIFFLFWHIQEKMSGHWNLLTPVELICMTAIIALFLKRRWIEYQKQYYQQAKK; encoded by the coding sequence ATGTCAATTGATTCTTCAATATCTCCTGCTAATTTCTTAGGGTTTTTATCATTATTGGCTTATATTTTAACTTTGCTGCCTAGTTCTTTAAGAATAGGTTTTCCAGTCTTCAAAAAAGCAAAATTCATAGCTAATTTATTGAAATATCGTCGCCAATTAGGCATTTTAGCTTTTTTAGTAGCTTTAGTTCATGTAGTTTTAATAGTAATTAAAAGAAATGTAGATTTATTTGATTTACAAACTTATAGCATCTCTGTAGAAGGAACGGCATCATTAATTATATTTGCTTTACTTGCATTTACTTCCAATGATTGGAGTGTGAAAAAATTGAAGAAAAACTGGCGACGGTTACATCAGTTAACCTACACAGCTATATTTTTCTTATTCTGGCATATTCAAGAAAAAATGTCTGGTCATTGGAATCTTTTAACTCCAGTAGAATTAATATGTATGACAGCAATTATTGCTTTATTCTTAAAAAGACGCTGGATAGAGTACCAAAAACAATATTATCAACAAGCCAAAAAATAG
- a CDS encoding multicopper oxidase domain-containing protein, with protein MSDNFTLSKDKIWSRRQLLKLGVSGAGVIGAGAIWQMLNSKNHASVRVPPMEMATSDGATNPMQVLRDFDYGTIKQENGRTVREFQLTAGTSTIQLNSAVSYNIWNLNGRIPGPTLRAKEGERVRILFLNNAGHSHSLHFHGVHPSEMDGIRPISNGKATIYEFDAEPYGVHLYHCHIAPVTRHIAKGLYGMFIIDPPKPRPPADEIVLIMSGYDVNDDNRNEYYAFNGVPHHYMHHPIQIYQNQLIRLYILNIIEFDPAVTFHLHANFFDVYRSGMTMTPSEKTDVLTMGVAERHILEFAFRYPGKYMFHPHQDAVAENGCMGQFEVIAAKDSKNPVKQT; from the coding sequence ATGTCTGACAACTTTACTCTCAGTAAAGATAAAATTTGGAGTCGTCGCCAACTGCTGAAACTGGGAGTTTCCGGGGCTGGAGTCATTGGTGCGGGGGCAATTTGGCAGATGTTGAATAGCAAAAATCATGCCAGCGTCAGAGTACCACCGATGGAAATGGCAACATCGGATGGTGCTACTAACCCTATGCAAGTATTACGAGATTTTGATTATGGGACAATTAAGCAGGAAAATGGGCGCACAGTCCGCGAATTTCAGTTAACCGCTGGTACTTCCACCATTCAGCTGAATAGTGCTGTCTCTTATAACATTTGGAATTTAAACGGGCGTATTCCTGGTCCAACACTACGGGCAAAAGAAGGGGAAAGAGTAAGAATACTTTTTCTCAATAATGCTGGACATTCCCATTCTCTGCATTTCCATGGCGTTCATCCCTCGGAAATGGATGGGATACGTCCAATCAGTAACGGTAAAGCGACAATTTACGAATTTGATGCCGAACCCTATGGCGTTCATTTATATCACTGTCATATTGCCCCAGTTACCCGTCACATTGCTAAGGGTTTATATGGAATGTTTATTATTGATCCTCCTAAACCCCGTCCTCCCGCTGATGAAATTGTTTTAATCATGTCTGGGTATGATGTAAATGATGATAACCGGAATGAATATTATGCTTTTAATGGTGTGCCGCATCATTATATGCATCATCCCATCCAAATTTACCAAAATCAGTTAATTCGGTTATATATTCTGAATATTATTGAATTTGACCCCGCTGTGACGTTTCACCTCCACGCTAATTTCTTTGATGTTTATCGTTCCGGGATGACTATGACTCCCAGTGAAAAAACGGATGTTTTAACAATGGGTGTAGCAGAAAGGCACATTTTAGAATTTGCTTTTCGGTATCCGGGTAAGTATATGTTTCATCCGCACCAAGATGCTGTGGCTGAAAACGGATGTATGGGTCAATTTGAAGTCATAGCTGCAAAGGACTCCAAAAACCCCGTGAAGCAAACCTAA
- a CDS encoding CbtB-domain containing protein: MLSSLVIWTVLFSTYPPAHNTTHSTRHHTLGVACH; this comes from the coding sequence ATGTTATCTTCATTAGTGATTTGGACTGTGCTTTTCTCTACATATCCGCCAGCGCATAACACAACACACTCAACGCGTCACCATACTTTAGGTGTTGCCTGTCATTAA